The Vampirovibrio chlorellavorus nucleotide sequence CGGACGGGCTCTCCCTCCTCGGAAGATTACTTGTTTAACGCCTTGAACGAACAGATGTCTGGCGAAGATGTCTCTTCAATCCTGGGAAAGTAGGCGGTTAGTAAGCTATGCAAAAGGGTGTGAAGTTGTGAAGTCGCTGGAATTTTTAAAATCTCCTGCCCAAAAACGAAATCAGGCCGGCATGGTTTTGCGGACAGCACTGTTGGCTGCCTCCCTGTTTTCTATGGCCCATGCGGGCGAAATCAACTGGCAGGTTCTCAATCTGACCCCCCAGCAATCAACCCAGATGCAAACACTGGAAGATGGCTGGCATAAAGTTCACCAGAATCTCAGCACCCAGATCCAGCGGGATATGGCCGAGTTGAAAACCATTTTGCCCACGGGCGATTCCCAGAAGATTCGGGAACTGCAAACCCGCATTATGACCAACAAGACGTACCTGATGAATGAGTCCATGGACACTTTCCTCAAAAAGCGGGAAATGCTGTCCCCGGAGCAACGTAGCCAACTGCAAAAAATGCTGCCCTGTGCCAGCACCCCAGACGCTGCTCCTGCCGCTCCCCAATCGGACGCTCAGGCTAACACGGCCGCTTCCCCGGCAGCAGCCGCTCGCTCTGCTTCGCCCCCGGCAGCCACAGTGCCTTTGGTGGCCCCACCTGCCCCGATTGCCGATCAGCAGCAAGCTCAGGACTAGAGCCTGCCAATCAAGGCTGCACCAGCAGGATTCCCGTAGTTTCTGGAATCAGAAATCTGATGTGCGCCTGCTGGATGTGTATAGAAACATACTCTTCAATTGAAAAGCCCCTTGAAAGTAGAGTTCAAGGGGCTTTTAAGGGTTGACGCTGCCTGACTGGCCGCCTAGTGGCCTTTTTTTGCCTCGGGGGTTTTAATGTCCCACTTCATGTGCAGTTCTTTCAGTTGCGCTTCATCGACGGAGGCAGGGGCTTCCGTCATGGGGCAAATGGCCTGGTTGGTTTTGGGGAAGGCAATCACATCCCGGATGCTTTCACTGCCAGTGAGCAAGGCCACGATGCGATCCATGCCCAGAGCCAAGCCACCGTGAGGCGGCGTGCCGTACTGGAAG carries:
- a CDS encoding Spy/CpxP family protein refolding chaperone, whose translation is MKSLEFLKSPAQKRNQAGMVLRTALLAASLFSMAHAGEINWQVLNLTPQQSTQMQTLEDGWHKVHQNLSTQIQRDMAELKTILPTGDSQKIRELQTRIMTNKTYLMNESMDTFLKKREMLSPEQRSQLQKMLPCASTPDAAPAAPQSDAQANTAASPAAAARSASPPAATVPLVAPPAPIADQQQAQD